A window of the Dyadobacter pollutisoli genome harbors these coding sequences:
- the purD gene encoding phosphoribosylamine--glycine ligase translates to MNILILGSGGREHAFAWKIAQSPLCDSLYVAPGNAGTASVATNLSISFNDFDAIANAVLENNIELVIVGPEEPLVNGVVDYFESREDLAKVKLIGPNKAGAQLEGSKDFSKKFMQKYAIPTASSQTFTAETLEIGLEYLESHPLPIVLKADGLAAGKGVIIAEKHAEAEQAFKEMLLDGKFGSAGNKVVVEQFLKGIELSVFVLTDGEHYKILPEAKDYKRIGENDTGLNTGGMGAVSPVAFADANFLRKVDEKVVKPTLNGLKSEGIKYVGFIFIGLMNIKGEPYVIEYNVRMGDPETEVVIPRIQSDFAMLMASTAKGTLNDFDMQISSQVAVTTVVVSGGYPGDYEKGKVISGSDKVEDVHLYHAGTTFNGNTEVVTNGGRVMALTGLANSLENAVHKSQRAAQAVQFEGKYFRHDIGVDLIRYND, encoded by the coding sequence ATGAACATACTTATATTGGGATCGGGTGGAAGAGAACATGCCTTCGCCTGGAAGATTGCCCAAAGCCCTCTTTGCGACAGCTTGTACGTGGCTCCCGGAAACGCCGGGACGGCAAGTGTAGCAACGAACCTATCTATTTCTTTTAATGATTTTGATGCCATTGCTAACGCAGTTTTAGAAAACAATATCGAGCTGGTTATCGTAGGACCGGAGGAACCACTGGTCAACGGGGTGGTTGATTATTTTGAATCAAGGGAAGATCTTGCAAAAGTGAAGCTGATCGGTCCCAACAAGGCAGGCGCTCAGTTGGAAGGAAGCAAGGATTTTTCTAAAAAATTCATGCAGAAATACGCGATTCCTACTGCTTCTTCCCAGACATTTACGGCCGAAACCCTTGAAATCGGTCTTGAATACCTTGAAAGCCATCCGCTACCTATCGTTCTCAAAGCCGACGGCCTTGCAGCCGGCAAAGGTGTGATCATCGCGGAAAAGCATGCAGAAGCGGAACAGGCATTTAAAGAAATGCTTTTGGATGGAAAATTCGGGAGCGCAGGTAACAAAGTTGTAGTAGAACAATTTCTGAAAGGAATAGAATTATCCGTTTTTGTACTTACTGACGGAGAGCACTATAAAATCCTGCCGGAAGCAAAAGACTACAAGCGTATCGGTGAAAATGATACCGGCCTTAATACCGGAGGTATGGGCGCAGTATCCCCAGTAGCGTTTGCCGATGCTAATTTTTTGAGGAAAGTTGATGAAAAAGTAGTCAAGCCCACATTGAATGGCCTGAAAAGTGAAGGCATCAAATATGTAGGTTTCATTTTTATTGGCCTAATGAATATCAAGGGCGAGCCGTATGTCATTGAATACAATGTCAGAATGGGCGATCCCGAGACAGAAGTGGTTATTCCGCGTATCCAGTCCGATTTTGCCATGTTAATGGCTTCTACGGCAAAAGGAACGCTGAATGATTTTGATATGCAGATATCGTCTCAGGTAGCAGTTACCACAGTAGTTGTTTCTGGCGGTTATCCCGGAGATTACGAAAAAGGTAAGGTTATTTCAGGCAGTGACAAAGTAGAAGACGTGCATTTATACCATGCTGGCACTACTTTTAATGGAAACACAGAAGTTGTGACCAACGGAGGAAGGGTAATGGCGCTAACAGGCCTTGCTAATTCCCTTGAAAATGCGGTACATAAGTCGCAGCGCGCTGCTCAGGCAGTTCAGTTCGAGGGCAAATACTTCCGTCACGACATTGGTGTGGATTTAATTCGTTATAACGATTGA
- a CDS encoding PSP1 domain-containing protein, with the protein MNVFDWLSHMDVPTGQRFDVAEVKFKGGRKEYFRNINQLEFVTGDYVVCEMASGQHIGTVSLQGELVRLQMKRKNVVISDDMHVIYRVATEKDLDKHTQAMAREMPTLYRTREIIREMKLNMKLSDVEFQSDNTKTTFYYSSEERVDFRELIKMLASEFKVRIEMRQISLRQEASRLGGLGSCGRELCCSTWLTDFKNISTAAARYQNLSLNPAKLSGQCGRLKCCLNYELETYIDALRDIPTVDAPLKTKKGVATLQKTDIFKKIMWFGFDKDTNWYPVAIDKVLEIIELNKKDIIPESLEILTPQAEKTLDKVPGKLNSDLENLDRKYSEEQKKKKKKKSRSGKNKANPNNPNKPQAQASPPAQK; encoded by the coding sequence ATGAATGTTTTTGACTGGCTGAGTCACATGGATGTGCCCACCGGACAACGTTTTGATGTTGCAGAGGTCAAATTTAAAGGAGGCAGAAAAGAATATTTCCGCAATATAAATCAACTGGAATTCGTAACCGGCGATTATGTCGTTTGCGAAATGGCCTCTGGCCAGCATATAGGAACGGTGTCACTTCAGGGCGAGCTGGTACGGCTTCAAATGAAGCGCAAGAACGTGGTTATCAGCGATGATATGCATGTTATTTACCGGGTAGCAACGGAAAAAGATCTCGATAAGCATACCCAGGCCATGGCCCGTGAGATGCCGACATTGTATCGTACCCGCGAGATTATTCGGGAAATGAAGCTCAATATGAAATTGTCGGACGTTGAATTTCAGTCTGATAACACCAAAACGACGTTTTATTACTCCTCGGAGGAACGCGTCGATTTTCGTGAGCTGATCAAAATGCTGGCTTCGGAATTCAAGGTAAGGATAGAAATGCGTCAGATCAGTTTACGCCAGGAGGCAAGTCGCCTGGGCGGGCTAGGCTCTTGCGGACGCGAACTTTGCTGCTCGACCTGGCTTACCGATTTCAAGAATATTTCAACAGCGGCAGCTCGTTATCAGAACCTGTCGCTAAACCCTGCCAAGCTTTCGGGCCAATGCGGACGTTTGAAATGCTGCCTTAACTACGAGCTGGAAACCTACATTGATGCGCTTCGGGATATTCCAACTGTGGATGCGCCATTGAAAACCAAAAAAGGGGTTGCTACTTTGCAGAAGACCGACATTTTCAAGAAGATCATGTGGTTCGGTTTTGACAAGGATACCAATTGGTATCCCGTCGCGATCGACAAAGTTCTGGAAATCATTGAATTGAATAAAAAGGATATCATTCCTGAATCACTGGAAATCCTTACACCGCAGGCAGAGAAAACGCTTGACAAGGTTCCGGGTAAGCTGAACAGCGATCTGGAAAATCTCGACAGAAAGTACAGCGAGGAACAAAAGAAGAAGAAAAAGAAAAAAAGCAGGTCTGGGAAAAATAAGGCTAATCCCAACAACCCAAACAAACCCCAGGCACAGGCATCACCTCCGGCTCAGAAATAA
- a CDS encoding anhydro-N-acetylmuramic acid kinase, whose product MKKHIDKLHKIAHQRSRKIIGLMSGTSLDGLDIAVCNVEGSGTDTALTLEKFTTVPYDEDFRNEIRKVFAKREIDFQQLCLLNPYIGIRHGQMILDCLENWNIPMTNIDLIASHGQTVFHAPKKQHKLTGFPNATLQIGDGDHIAVKTNIITLSDFRQKHIAAGGEGAPLAVYGDYFLFSKKGENRILLNMGGIANFTFLPANQDAEVVFTTDTGPGNTLLDAYTRRFFHKPYDKDGEIAASGKVNAVLLEELKSLSFFKLPYPKTTGPEVFNFNYVESAIQKSKLTSLTRQDIIATLTALSADTISDAIRNVMDTGEAFTIYASGGGAHNAVLMARIRENLSATVKLIDELGISGDAKEAVLFAVLANEAIAGTDSFFGEKDGVPGVSMGKISFPG is encoded by the coding sequence GTGAAAAAACATATAGACAAACTTCATAAAATAGCTCACCAAAGATCCAGAAAGATCATTGGGCTAATGTCGGGCACATCGCTGGACGGGCTGGACATAGCGGTCTGTAATGTCGAAGGAAGCGGAACTGATACAGCATTGACCCTCGAAAAATTCACGACGGTACCTTACGATGAGGATTTCAGGAATGAAATCAGGAAGGTTTTTGCCAAAAGAGAGATCGACTTTCAGCAGCTTTGCCTCCTAAACCCATACATTGGCATACGTCATGGCCAAATGATACTTGATTGTCTGGAAAACTGGAACATTCCGATGACGAACATTGACCTGATCGCCAGTCACGGGCAGACTGTTTTTCATGCCCCCAAAAAGCAGCACAAACTCACCGGCTTTCCCAACGCGACCCTGCAAATTGGTGACGGAGACCACATTGCAGTCAAAACGAACATTATCACCCTCAGTGATTTTCGCCAGAAACACATTGCTGCCGGCGGAGAAGGCGCTCCTTTGGCGGTGTATGGCGACTATTTTTTATTTTCCAAAAAAGGAGAAAACAGGATCCTGCTGAATATGGGCGGGATCGCAAACTTTACATTTCTTCCTGCAAACCAAGATGCCGAAGTTGTTTTTACGACTGACACGGGCCCTGGAAATACATTGCTGGATGCCTATACTCGTCGTTTTTTTCACAAACCATATGATAAAGACGGTGAAATTGCCGCCAGTGGCAAAGTAAATGCCGTTTTATTGGAAGAACTTAAATCACTGTCCTTTTTCAAATTGCCATATCCGAAAACCACCGGCCCGGAGGTCTTTAATTTCAACTACGTCGAATCCGCAATTCAAAAATCAAAATTAACTTCACTTACCCGGCAGGACATCATCGCTACGCTGACCGCATTAAGCGCGGACACGATTTCGGATGCGATTCGGAATGTGATGGATACCGGTGAAGCATTTACGATTTACGCCAGCGGTGGGGGCGCACACAATGCAGTTTTGATGGCTCGCATTCGCGAAAATCTGAGTGCTACCGTGAAATTGATCGATGAGTTGGGCATTTCAGGGGATGCAAAAGAGGCGGTACTATTTGCAGTTTTAGCAAATGAAGCGATTGCGGGGACGGACTCTTTTTTTGGCGAAAAAGATGGCGTTCCGGGCGTTAGTATGGGGAAAATCTCGTTTCCGGGTTGA